Proteins found in one Bacillus subtilis subsp. subtilis str. 168 genomic segment:
- the pdhA gene encoding pyruvate dehydrogenase (E1 alpha subunit) (Evidence 1a: Function from experimental evidences in the studied strain; PubMedId: 1729239, 1784816, 4984174, 6409095, 6815422, 9352926, 9588797, 11976308, 12469342; Product type e: enzyme): MAAKTKKAIVDSKKQFDAIKKQFETFQILNEKGEVVNEAAMPDLTDDQLKELMRRMVFTRVLDQRSISLNRQGRLGFYAPTAGQEASQIATHFALEKEDFVLPGYRDVPQLIWHGLPLYQAFLFSRGHFRGNQMPDDVNALSPQIIIGAQYIQTAGVALGLKKRGKKAVAITYTGDGGASQGDFYEGINFAGAYKAPAIFVVQNNRYAISTPVEKQSAAETIAQKAVAAGIVGVQVDGMDPLAVYAATAEARERAINGEGPTLIETLTFRYGPHTMAGDDPTKYRTKEIENEWEQKDPLVRFRAFLENKGLWSEEEEAKVIEDAKEEIKQAIKKADAEPKQKVTDLMKIMYEKMPHNLEEQFEIYTQKESK, from the coding sequence ATGGCTGCAAAAACGAAAAAAGCTATCGTTGACAGTAAGAAGCAATTTGATGCCATTAAAAAGCAGTTCGAAACGTTCCAAATTTTAAATGAAAAGGGAGAAGTCGTGAATGAAGCGGCGATGCCTGATTTAACTGATGATCAATTAAAAGAGCTAATGCGCCGCATGGTATTTACGCGTGTGCTTGACCAACGCTCTATCTCATTAAACCGTCAAGGACGTCTCGGATTTTACGCTCCTACTGCGGGTCAAGAAGCTTCTCAGATTGCAACGCATTTCGCGCTTGAAAAAGAAGACTTTGTTCTTCCTGGATACCGTGATGTGCCTCAGTTAATTTGGCACGGCCTTCCATTATATCAAGCGTTTCTTTTCTCTCGCGGACATTTCAGAGGAAACCAAATGCCTGATGATGTGAATGCCCTTTCTCCACAAATCATTATCGGTGCTCAATACATTCAAACTGCCGGTGTTGCGCTAGGTCTTAAAAAACGCGGTAAGAAAGCTGTCGCAATCACTTACACTGGTGACGGCGGAGCTTCTCAAGGGGACTTCTACGAAGGAATTAACTTTGCCGGAGCTTATAAAGCACCTGCAATCTTCGTGGTGCAAAACAACCGTTACGCGATTTCAACTCCTGTTGAAAAACAATCTGCAGCTGAAACAATTGCACAAAAAGCTGTAGCTGCCGGTATTGTCGGCGTACAAGTAGACGGAATGGATCCGCTTGCTGTATACGCAGCAACTGCTGAAGCACGCGAGCGCGCAATCAACGGCGAAGGTCCAACACTAATTGAAACACTTACATTCCGTTATGGCCCGCACACAATGGCTGGTGACGATCCTACTAAATATCGTACAAAAGAAATCGAAAATGAGTGGGAACAAAAAGATCCGCTTGTACGTTTCCGTGCGTTCCTTGAAAACAAAGGCTTATGGTCTGAAGAAGAAGAAGCAAAAGTGATTGAGGATGCGAAAGAAGAAATTAAGCAAGCGATCAAAAAAGCTGATGCTGAACCGAAGCAAAAAGTAACTGATTTAATGAAAATCATGTACGAAAAAATGCCTCACAACCTTGAGGAGCAATTTGAAATTTATACACAGAAGGAGTCGAAGTAA
- the pdhB gene encoding pyruvate dehydrogenase (E1 beta subunit) (Evidence 1a: Function from experimental evidences in the studied strain; PubMedId: 1784816, 9352926, 9588797, 9891797, 10735853, 11976308; Product type e : enzyme) yields the protein MAQMTMIQAITDALRTELKNDENVLVFGEDVGVNGGVFRATEGLQKEFGEDRVFDTPLAESGIGGLALGLGLNGFRPVMEIQFFGFVYEVMDSVSGQMARMRYRSGGRWTSPVTIRSPFGGGVHTPELHADSLEGLVAQQPGIKVVIPSTPYDAKGLLISAIRDNDPVVFLEHMKLYRSFRQEVPEEEYTIELGKADVKREGTDLSIITYGAMVHESLKAADELEKDGISAEVVDLRTVSPLDIDTIIASVEKTGRAIVVQEAQKQAGIAANVVAEINDRAILSLEAPVLRVAAPDTVFPFSQAESVWLPNHKDVLETARKVLEF from the coding sequence ATGGCGCAAATGACAATGATTCAAGCAATCACGGATGCGTTACGCACAGAACTGAAAAATGACGAAAATGTCTTAGTTTTCGGAGAAGACGTTGGTGTAAACGGCGGCGTATTCCGTGCGACAGAAGGATTGCAAAAAGAATTCGGTGAAGACCGTGTGTTTGACACGCCACTTGCTGAATCTGGTATCGGCGGTCTTGCCCTTGGTTTAGGCTTAAACGGCTTCCGTCCGGTAATGGAAATCCAATTCTTCGGATTTGTTTATGAAGTAATGGATTCAGTTTCTGGCCAAATGGCTCGTATGCGCTACCGTTCTGGCGGACGCTGGACTTCACCTGTAACAATTCGTTCTCCATTCGGCGGCGGTGTTCATACTCCTGAACTTCACGCTGACAGCTTGGAAGGTCTTGTTGCACAACAGCCTGGTATCAAAGTTGTTATTCCATCAACTCCTTACGATGCCAAAGGACTTTTAATTTCTGCGATCAGAGACAATGATCCTGTTGTCTTCTTAGAGCATATGAAGCTTTACCGTTCTTTCCGTCAGGAAGTTCCTGAAGAAGAATACACAATTGAGCTTGGAAAAGCTGACGTGAAACGTGAAGGTACTGATCTTTCAATCATCACTTACGGCGCAATGGTTCATGAATCATTAAAAGCTGCTGATGAGCTTGAAAAAGACGGCATTTCTGCTGAAGTTGTCGACCTTCGTACAGTAAGCCCACTTGATATCGATACAATTATCGCCTCTGTAGAAAAAACAGGACGCGCGATTGTCGTTCAAGAGGCACAAAAACAAGCCGGTATTGCTGCAAACGTAGTAGCAGAAATTAATGACCGTGCGATCCTGAGCTTGGAAGCACCTGTACTTCGCGTTGCAGCGCCAGATACAGTATTTCCTTTCTCTCAAGCGGAGAGCGTATGGCTTCCAAACCATAAAGACGTTCTTGAAACAGCAAGAAAAGTGCTTGAATTTTAA
- the pdhC gene encoding pyruvate dehydrogenase (dihydrolipoamide acetyltransferase E2 subunit) (Evidence 1a: Function from experimental evidences in the studied strain; PubMedId: 1784816, 9352926, 9588797, 10735853, 11976308, 22720735, 25355936; Product type e: enzyme): MAFEFKLPDIGEGIHEGEIVKWFVKPNDEVDEDDVLAEVQNDKAVVEIPSPVKGKVLELKVEEGTVATVGQTIITFDAPGYEDLQFKGSDESDDAKTEAQVQSTAEAGQDVAKEEQAQEPAKATGAGQQDQAEVDPNKRVIAMPSVRKYAREKGVDIRKVTGSGNNGRVVKEDIDSFVNGGAQEAAPQETAAPQETAAKPAAAPAPEGEFPETREKMSGIRKAIAKAMVNSKHTAPHVTLMDEVDVTNLVAHRKQFKQVAADQGIKLTYLPYVVKALTSALKKFPVLNTSIDDKTDEVIQKHYFNIGIAADTEKGLLVPVVKNADRKSVFEISDEINGLATKAREGKLAPAEMKGASCTITNIGSAGGQWFTPVINHPEVAILGIGRIAEKAIVRDGEIVAAPVLALSLSFDHRMIDGATAQNALNHIKRLLNDPQLILMEA, encoded by the coding sequence GTGGCATTTGAATTTAAACTTCCAGATATCGGGGAAGGTATCCACGAAGGCGAAATCGTAAAATGGTTTGTCAAGCCTAACGACGAGGTAGACGAAGATGATGTACTGGCTGAAGTCCAAAATGATAAAGCAGTAGTAGAAATTCCTTCACCTGTTAAAGGAAAAGTATTAGAATTAAAAGTTGAAGAGGGAACGGTTGCAACTGTTGGACAAACGATTATTACGTTTGATGCACCTGGTTACGAAGATCTTCAATTTAAAGGCAGCGACGAGTCTGACGATGCGAAAACTGAAGCACAAGTTCAGTCAACTGCAGAAGCTGGACAAGACGTTGCGAAAGAAGAGCAAGCTCAAGAGCCTGCAAAAGCTACTGGCGCAGGACAGCAGGATCAAGCTGAAGTTGACCCGAACAAACGCGTGATCGCTATGCCTTCCGTACGTAAATATGCACGTGAAAAAGGTGTAGACATCCGTAAGGTTACTGGTTCAGGCAACAACGGACGTGTTGTAAAAGAAGATATCGACAGCTTTGTAAACGGAGGAGCGCAAGAAGCTGCACCGCAAGAAACAGCTGCACCACAAGAAACAGCTGCTAAACCGGCTGCTGCACCAGCTCCAGAGGGCGAATTCCCAGAAACACGCGAAAAAATGAGCGGTATCCGTAAAGCAATTGCAAAAGCGATGGTTAACTCTAAACACACTGCTCCTCACGTAACGTTAATGGACGAAGTGGACGTAACAAACCTTGTTGCACATCGTAAACAGTTCAAACAGGTTGCTGCTGATCAAGGAATCAAGCTGACTTACTTGCCTTACGTTGTAAAAGCTCTTACATCTGCACTGAAAAAATTCCCTGTTTTAAACACGTCAATTGACGATAAAACAGATGAAGTCATCCAAAAACATTACTTCAACATCGGTATCGCTGCTGACACTGAAAAAGGCTTGCTTGTACCGGTTGTGAAAAATGCAGATCGTAAATCTGTCTTTGAAATTTCTGATGAAATCAATGGCCTTGCAACAAAAGCTCGTGAAGGCAAGCTTGCTCCAGCTGAAATGAAAGGCGCATCTTGCACAATTACAAACATCGGTTCTGCCGGCGGACAATGGTTCACTCCGGTTATCAACCATCCAGAAGTTGCGATTCTTGGTATCGGACGCATTGCAGAAAAAGCGATTGTTCGTGATGGCGAAATCGTAGCAGCTCCAGTCTTAGCTCTTTCTCTCAGCTTCGACCACCGTATGATCGACGGAGCAACTGCGCAAAATGCATTAAATCACATCAAGCGTTTACTGAACGATCCACAATTAATTTTAATGGAGGCGTAA
- the pdhD gene encoding dihydrolipoamide dehydrogenase E3 subunit of both pyruvate dehydrogenase and 2-oxoglutarate dehydrogenase complexes (Evidence 1a: Function from experimental evidences in the studied strain; PubMedId: 1784816, 6815422, 9352926, 9588797, 12682299, 21856851; Product type e : enzyme), translating into MVVGDFPIETDTLVIGAGPGGYVAAIRAAQLGQKVTVVEKATLGGVCLNVGCIPSKALINAGHRYENAKHSDDMGITAENVTVDFTKVQEWKASVVNKLTGGVAGLLKGNKVDVVKGEAYFVDSNSVRVMDENSAQTYTFKNAIIATGSRPIELPNFKYSERVLNSTGALALKEIPKKLVVIGGGYIGTELGTAYANFGTELVILEGGDEILPGFEKQMSSLVTRRLKKKGNVEIHTNAMAKGVEERPDGVTVTFEVKGEEKTVDADYVLITVGRRPNTDELGLEQVGIEMTDRGIVKTDKQCRTNVPNIYAIGDIIEGPPLAHKASYEGKIAAEAIAGEPAEIDYLGIPAVVFSEPELASVGYTEAQAKEEGLDIVAAKFPFAANGRALSLNETDGFMKLITRKEDGLVIGAQIAGASASDMISELSLAIEGGMTAEDIAMTIHAHPTLGEITMEAAEVAIGSPIHIVK; encoded by the coding sequence ATGGTAGTAGGAGATTTCCCTATTGAAACAGATACTCTTGTAATTGGTGCGGGACCTGGCGGCTATGTAGCTGCCATCCGCGCTGCACAGCTTGGACAAAAAGTAACAGTCGTTGAAAAAGCAACTCTTGGAGGCGTTTGTCTGAACGTTGGATGTATCCCTTCAAAAGCGCTGATCAATGCAGGTCACCGTTATGAGAATGCAAAACATTCTGATGACATGGGAATCACTGCTGAGAATGTAACAGTTGATTTCACAAAAGTTCAAGAATGGAAAGCTTCTGTTGTCAACAAGCTTACTGGCGGTGTAGCAGGTCTTCTTAAAGGCAACAAAGTAGATGTTGTAAAAGGTGAAGCTTACTTTGTAGACAGCAATTCAGTTCGTGTTATGGATGAGAACTCTGCTCAAACATACACGTTTAAAAACGCAATCATTGCTACTGGTTCTCGTCCTATCGAATTGCCAAACTTCAAATATAGTGAGCGTGTCCTGAATTCAACTGGCGCTTTGGCTCTTAAAGAAATTCCTAAAAAGCTCGTTGTTATCGGCGGCGGATACATCGGAACTGAACTTGGAACTGCGTATGCTAACTTCGGTACTGAACTTGTTATTCTTGAAGGCGGAGATGAAATTCTTCCTGGCTTCGAAAAACAAATGAGTTCTCTCGTTACACGCAGACTGAAGAAAAAAGGCAACGTTGAAATCCATACAAACGCGATGGCTAAAGGCGTTGAAGAAAGACCAGACGGCGTAACAGTTACTTTCGAAGTAAAAGGCGAAGAAAAAACTGTTGATGCTGATTACGTATTGATTACAGTAGGACGCCGTCCAAACACTGATGAGCTTGGTCTTGAGCAAGTCGGTATCGAAATGACGGACCGCGGTATCGTGAAAACTGACAAACAGTGCCGCACAAACGTACCTAACATTTATGCAATCGGTGATATCATCGAAGGACCGCCGCTTGCTCATAAAGCATCTTACGAAGGTAAAATCGCTGCAGAAGCTATCGCTGGAGAGCCTGCAGAAATCGATTACCTTGGTATTCCTGCGGTTGTTTTCTCTGAGCCTGAACTTGCATCAGTTGGTTACACTGAAGCACAGGCGAAAGAAGAAGGTCTTGACATTGTTGCTGCTAAATTCCCATTTGCAGCAAACGGCCGCGCGCTTTCTCTTAACGAAACAGACGGCTTCATGAAGCTGATCACTCGTAAAGAGGACGGTCTTGTGATCGGTGCGCAAATCGCCGGAGCAAGTGCTTCTGATATGATTTCTGAATTAAGCTTAGCGATTGAAGGCGGCATGACTGCTGAAGATATCGCAATGACAATTCACGCTCACCCAACATTGGGCGAAATCACAATGGAAGCTGCTGAAGTGGCAATCGGAAGTCCGATTCACATCGTAAAATAA
- the slp gene encoding small peptidoglycan-associated lipoprotein (Evidence 1a: Function from experimental evidences in the studied strain; PubMedId: 1936936; Product type s : structure): protein MRYRAVFPMLIIVFALSGCTLSTINPMKKSRIDNIHHTQILFFSDENQIDQEAPYYDALLDLEKDYPEQIDKMKVYDKKEGWEDEIETVPTLMVVDQRHVVVKIEGCVKKKEDIIKPLQHVLSK from the coding sequence ATGCGATATCGCGCGGTATTCCCCATGCTGATAATAGTATTTGCTTTATCGGGCTGTACGCTTTCCACCATCAATCCGATGAAAAAAAGCCGGATTGACAACATTCATCATACACAAATCCTGTTTTTTTCTGATGAGAACCAAATAGACCAGGAAGCGCCTTATTACGATGCACTGCTTGATTTAGAAAAAGATTATCCCGAGCAAATAGATAAAATGAAGGTCTATGATAAAAAAGAAGGCTGGGAAGATGAGATTGAAACTGTCCCTACCCTTATGGTTGTTGATCAGCGCCATGTCGTGGTGAAAATCGAGGGATGTGTGAAAAAGAAAGAAGACATCATTAAACCATTACAGCATGTGCTGTCAAAATAA
- the rgpA gene encoding regulator of GapA synthesis (Evidence 1a: Function from experimental evidences in the studied strain; PubMedId: 16164558, 20444087, 27449348; Product type r: regulator) — protein sequence MGTIVCQDCNEAIHYFEDEKVTTLYGTCCGQCQCPVDEE from the coding sequence ATGGGTACGATTGTTTGCCAAGATTGCAACGAAGCCATTCATTACTTTGAAGATGAGAAAGTGACAACATTATATGGAACTTGCTGCGGACAATGTCAATGTCCTGTTGATGAAGAGTAA
- the speA gene encoding arginine decarboxylase (Evidence 1a: Function from experimental evidences in the studied strain; PubMedId: 9723923, 19114526, 19255484, 20876533; Product type e: enzyme) gives MSQHETPLYTGLKKHASRQPVQFHIPGHKKGAGMDPEFRQFIGENALSIDLINIEPLDDLHAPKGIIKQAQDLAAEAFGADHTFFSVQGTSGAIMTMVMAVCGPGDKIIIPRNVHKSIMTAIVFSGAVPIFIHPEIDNELGISHGITLESAKRALTEHPDAKGLLVINPTYFGVAADLKSIVELAHSFDVPVLVDEAHGVHIHFHDELPLSAMQAGADIAATSVHKLGGSLTQSSILNMREGLVSKDRVQSILSMLTTTSTSYLLLASLDVARKRLATEGRQLAEETLKLANQTRDRLNQIEGIYCVGSEILGSKAAYSYDPTKLIISVKSLGLTGHDVEKWLRESFNIEVELSDLYNILCIFTPGDSQNDADRLVEALTEIAQQMSEQDVTHQQTEVLLPEIPLLAMTPRDAFYANTEVIPLKEASGRIIAEFVMVYPPGIPIFIPGEIITEENISYIFKNLDAGLPVQGPEDSTLHMIRVIKEQKAIQ, from the coding sequence TTGTCGCAACATGAAACACCCTTATACACAGGACTGAAAAAGCATGCAAGCAGACAGCCTGTTCAATTCCACATTCCCGGCCATAAAAAAGGGGCAGGAATGGACCCAGAATTCAGACAATTTATCGGTGAAAACGCGTTAAGCATAGATTTGATTAATATTGAACCATTAGACGATCTGCACGCGCCAAAAGGCATTATTAAACAAGCACAAGATCTGGCTGCTGAAGCATTTGGAGCGGATCATACATTTTTTTCTGTTCAAGGAACAAGCGGCGCCATTATGACAATGGTAATGGCTGTTTGCGGACCTGGTGATAAAATTATTATTCCAAGAAATGTTCATAAATCAATTATGACAGCTATTGTATTTTCCGGAGCGGTTCCAATTTTTATTCATCCTGAAATTGACAATGAATTGGGCATCTCCCACGGAATTACACTTGAATCTGCTAAACGGGCGCTTACCGAGCATCCGGATGCAAAAGGGCTTCTCGTCATCAACCCGACATATTTCGGTGTTGCAGCCGACTTAAAAAGCATCGTAGAACTCGCTCATTCGTTTGATGTGCCAGTGCTTGTGGATGAAGCACACGGCGTTCACATTCATTTTCACGACGAATTGCCGCTATCGGCTATGCAGGCAGGAGCGGACATAGCAGCGACAAGTGTACACAAGCTGGGCGGATCACTGACACAAAGCTCTATTTTAAACATGAGAGAAGGCCTTGTATCTAAAGACAGAGTGCAATCCATCCTGAGCATGCTGACAACTACGTCAACTTCTTACTTGCTTCTCGCTTCTTTGGATGTTGCCAGAAAACGCCTTGCAACAGAAGGCCGCCAGCTTGCTGAGGAAACACTCAAGCTTGCCAATCAGACGAGAGATCGCCTCAATCAGATTGAAGGCATTTATTGTGTCGGTTCTGAGATTCTTGGGTCGAAAGCAGCTTACAGCTATGATCCGACAAAATTGATTATCTCTGTGAAAAGTCTTGGCCTGACAGGACATGACGTGGAAAAATGGCTTCGTGAATCCTTTAATATTGAGGTGGAGCTTTCTGATCTGTACAATATTTTGTGTATTTTCACTCCTGGTGACAGCCAAAATGATGCAGACCGGCTTGTAGAGGCTTTAACTGAGATCGCACAGCAAATGTCAGAACAAGATGTAACACATCAGCAAACTGAGGTTCTGCTTCCAGAAATACCTTTATTGGCAATGACTCCGCGTGATGCTTTCTATGCAAATACGGAAGTCATCCCATTAAAAGAAGCATCCGGACGGATTATTGCTGAATTTGTCATGGTATATCCGCCTGGTATTCCAATCTTCATCCCAGGAGAAATTATTACAGAAGAAAACATCAGCTACATTTTTAAAAACCTTGACGCAGGCCTCCCTGTTCAAGGACCTGAGGACTCGACTTTACATATGATCCGGGTCATCAAAGAACAAAAAGCAATTCAATAA
- the yktA gene encoding hypothetical protein (Evidence 4: Unknown function but conserved in other organisms; PubMedId: 19429628, 22333191): MEYQYPMNEDWTTEEAVDVIAFFQQVELAYEKGADREELLKAYRRFKEIVPGKAEEKKLCGEFEEQSTYSPYRTVKQARESDHAKIKM; this comes from the coding sequence ATGGAGTATCAATATCCGATGAATGAAGATTGGACAACCGAAGAAGCAGTGGATGTGATTGCATTTTTCCAGCAGGTTGAGCTTGCATATGAAAAAGGGGCGGATCGTGAAGAACTGCTTAAAGCTTACCGCCGTTTCAAGGAAATTGTACCGGGGAAGGCCGAAGAAAAAAAGCTATGCGGCGAGTTTGAGGAACAAAGTACATATTCTCCTTATCGCACGGTCAAACAGGCGAGAGAATCTGATCACGCGAAGATTAAGATGTAA